Proteins found in one Deltaproteobacteria bacterium IMCC39524 genomic segment:
- a CDS encoding YiiD C-terminal domain-containing protein: MEIIEIPFARTIGLKKSDSGVLELTFDESLYNHLQTIAASAQYSLAELATGDYMQQLFPELVGKVLPVLRDSRFKFKSPAQRSISAFPEVSQKAVTKFMQHFKKKGRALIVIDVSVKDDEGKVTSSGCFTWYVQSL, from the coding sequence ATGGAAATCATAGAAATCCCCTTTGCAAGAACTATCGGCTTAAAAAAGTCTGATTCAGGGGTTCTTGAGCTGACCTTTGATGAAAGCCTCTACAACCACCTGCAAACGATTGCCGCGAGCGCCCAGTACTCTTTGGCAGAGTTGGCCACTGGTGATTACATGCAGCAGCTTTTCCCTGAACTGGTTGGTAAGGTACTTCCTGTATTGAGAGATTCGCGTTTCAAGTTTAAAAGCCCCGCCCAAAGAAGTATTTCTGCATTCCCTGAAGTGTCCCAAAAGGCCGTCACTAAGTTTATGCAACATTTTAAGAAAAAAGGACGCGCTCTCATCGTCATTGATGTCTCAGTCAAGGACGATGAGGGGAAGGTGACGAGCTCTGGTTGCTTTACATGGTATGTGCAAAGTCTTTGA
- a CDS encoding PD-(D/E)XK nuclease family protein, protein MDKALYLAANEGSLVLTVNDRLSRNLSQQYDQVQQEQGAATWLRPEILGLSAWLKRCQTQVAGLPNFLNQVQLQYVWEQIVADDVERSGNYLLQVPQTARRALQAHQLLVRYSANFGFDESSEDHRAFLRWRQTWLGQAATQGRHDSVELPWLLAKAVVEQRFTVPKKIILAGFDEISPDIAHLCQVMASVGTVVEKWQPQPCLNVRRQRVTADDPVDEVNRCARWVRGLLEKNPSAKIAVVAPQLEAYQPLIEQMFSAELDPEALLSGVETPDTFNISLGHNLEREGVVHAALRLLRLGLEIGHDEISWLLRSPYLQGGVSEADNRARVDRELRRLRRFDWSPSRLSKTLKALSSKHSVAVPEFISLLDTVNESLRQSSRKMPGSWAESFTNLLHKLGWPGSRGLSSREYQAVQHLRDAFGELASLDSVSKPMKRSEAVKILLRMISSTNFQPEGSASTVQVLGELEASGLIFDHLWILGLHDSALPRPPSPNPFIPIPVQRRYQMKRSDSERESKFAEQVVSRLFSAAPDIVLSWPRHENGAEQRPSPFIRHIEEGSMALADSCAPDLAYWRDRPVLEELSDHQGPPISTRKPFSGGTGLIKDQALCPFRAFAHHRLRAEKLDEPDIGIDNMSRGSLVHTVLELFWDKTVDQQTLLSLTEEALVSSLRDAVSGALERLEKERRCDLPPRQKQIERRRLFLLARLWLEKESRRKPFRVVASEKSHQIKIGDLLIRTRIDRVDELEDGSCAIIDYKTGQADPLQWLDDRVTEPQLPAYCLGMSQDQIGAVMFAVVRSKEKECGFRGVARDLESWPGSKSRKLSSKIEENGWLSFDDVLTHWQKSLPELGNAFARGEALVDPVDPDLACKYCDLKGLCRIMEKGADLQEVDSDD, encoded by the coding sequence ATGGATAAGGCTCTGTATCTTGCTGCCAACGAAGGCTCGCTGGTCTTAACTGTTAACGACCGCTTGTCGAGAAACCTGTCACAGCAATATGACCAGGTTCAACAGGAACAAGGTGCAGCGACATGGCTGCGCCCCGAAATTCTGGGTTTGTCCGCGTGGCTGAAACGTTGCCAAACCCAAGTCGCAGGTCTTCCAAACTTTCTCAATCAGGTCCAACTTCAGTATGTCTGGGAGCAGATCGTTGCTGATGATGTTGAGCGAAGCGGCAATTATTTACTTCAAGTGCCGCAGACAGCTCGTCGAGCCTTGCAGGCTCACCAGTTGCTGGTTCGATACTCTGCGAATTTTGGCTTTGATGAATCCTCAGAAGACCACAGGGCTTTTTTGCGTTGGCGCCAGACATGGCTGGGCCAAGCAGCGACCCAGGGCCGGCATGATTCGGTTGAGTTGCCGTGGTTGCTCGCCAAGGCCGTTGTTGAGCAACGCTTCACCGTGCCAAAGAAAATCATTCTGGCCGGTTTTGACGAGATCTCTCCAGATATAGCTCATCTATGCCAAGTCATGGCATCGGTAGGCACTGTGGTTGAAAAATGGCAGCCCCAGCCGTGTCTGAATGTACGGCGCCAGCGGGTAACGGCGGACGATCCTGTTGATGAAGTGAATCGTTGTGCACGTTGGGTCAGAGGTCTTTTGGAGAAAAACCCATCAGCAAAGATTGCTGTCGTTGCGCCTCAACTTGAAGCTTACCAGCCACTCATCGAACAGATGTTTTCTGCTGAGCTTGATCCTGAAGCGCTTCTTTCCGGCGTTGAGACGCCTGATACCTTCAATATCTCACTTGGGCATAACCTGGAAAGGGAGGGGGTTGTCCATGCGGCCCTGCGTCTGTTGCGTCTTGGCCTTGAAATTGGCCATGACGAAATCAGTTGGCTTTTGCGTAGTCCATATCTCCAGGGAGGGGTGTCAGAAGCTGATAATCGCGCCAGGGTTGATCGTGAGCTTCGCCGATTGAGGCGCTTTGACTGGTCACCGTCCCGCCTGTCAAAAACACTCAAAGCTCTCTCCAGTAAACACTCTGTCGCGGTTCCTGAATTTATCTCACTGCTGGACACAGTGAATGAGAGCCTTCGTCAATCCTCCAGAAAAATGCCAGGATCCTGGGCGGAGTCTTTTACCAACCTCCTGCATAAACTCGGTTGGCCCGGTTCTCGTGGTCTCTCCAGTCGTGAATACCAAGCAGTTCAACACCTTCGCGATGCATTTGGTGAACTGGCCAGTCTTGATAGTGTCTCAAAACCAATGAAGCGTTCGGAAGCAGTCAAGATTCTTTTACGGATGATCTCTTCGACAAATTTCCAACCAGAGGGAAGTGCAAGTACCGTACAGGTCCTTGGTGAGTTGGAGGCGAGCGGACTGATCTTCGATCACCTCTGGATACTCGGTCTTCACGACTCTGCATTGCCTCGACCGCCCAGTCCGAATCCATTTATTCCAATCCCCGTTCAACGACGTTATCAAATGAAGCGTTCAGATTCGGAGCGGGAAAGTAAATTTGCCGAGCAGGTCGTCTCGCGCCTCTTCTCTGCTGCTCCCGATATTGTGCTGAGCTGGCCCCGACACGAAAATGGAGCAGAACAGAGACCCAGCCCGTTTATTCGCCACATTGAAGAAGGTTCCATGGCTCTTGCAGACTCCTGCGCTCCTGACTTGGCCTACTGGAGAGACCGGCCTGTACTTGAGGAATTGTCCGACCATCAGGGTCCGCCGATCTCAACCCGCAAGCCTTTTTCTGGTGGGACCGGTCTCATCAAAGACCAGGCCCTTTGTCCTTTTCGCGCTTTTGCCCATCACCGCCTGCGCGCCGAGAAGCTTGATGAGCCGGACATAGGTATTGATAATATGTCCCGTGGCAGTCTTGTGCATACTGTCCTTGAGCTCTTCTGGGACAAGACGGTCGATCAGCAGACGCTTCTTTCTTTAACGGAAGAAGCGCTGGTAAGCTCTCTGCGTGATGCTGTCTCCGGCGCTCTGGAGAGGCTCGAAAAAGAACGTCGCTGCGATCTTCCGCCGAGGCAAAAGCAGATAGAACGCCGCCGCTTATTCCTGCTGGCGAGACTTTGGCTTGAGAAGGAGTCCCGCCGCAAACCTTTCCGTGTTGTTGCTTCTGAAAAAAGTCACCAGATAAAAATTGGTGACTTGTTGATTCGCACCCGAATTGATCGTGTCGATGAACTTGAAGATGGCTCCTGCGCAATCATTGATTACAAGACTGGCCAAGCCGATCCCCTGCAGTGGCTTGATGACCGGGTGACTGAGCCACAGCTGCCTGCTTATTGCCTCGGTATGTCGCAAGATCAGATAGGCGCGGTCATGTTTGCCGTGGTTCGCAGCAAAGAGAAAGAATGTGGCTTTCGTGGCGTGGCACGTGACCTGGAAAGCTGGCCGGGATCTAAATCACGTAAACTCAGCTCGAAAATTGAAGAGAATGGTTGGCTTTCTTTCGACGATGTTTTGACACACTGGCAGAAAAGTTTGCCTGAGCTGGGGAATGCTTTTGCGCGTGGTGAGGCGCTTGTCGATCCCGTTGATCCTGATCTCGCCTGTAAATATTGTGACTTGAAGGGTTTGTGTCGAATCATGGAAAAAGGGGCAGATTTGCAGGAGGTTGATAGCGATGATTAA
- a CDS encoding radical SAM protein, with translation MKTCEEYEGFELGPIRPPSEAKSLMLRITRNCPWNNCTFCGLYKGQKFSFRPVSHIIKDIDVIRHYVDEIQKIMAQSDGAAHRQYMNLMAGQPESDRMALHAALIWVQGGMQSIFLQDANTLIIQPDDLVEILKHVQKSFPQVERVTSYARSHTIARISDDDMARIAAAGLNRIHIGMESACDEVLDFVKKGVDKKTHIIAGQKVKRAGIELSEYFMPGLGGVTLSRKNALETADALNQINPDFIRIRTLGLPENIELYKDFQSGAFIKPGDVPMAEELLLLLDNLNGITSTVKSDHILNLFQEVEGRLPEDQGRMTAPLRTFLAMPPEEQLIYMVGRRTGIFSKLEDLHDSELRNHAEKARTAHRVTLDNVDDFTLEMMKQFI, from the coding sequence ATGAAAACCTGTGAGGAATACGAAGGGTTTGAACTTGGGCCAATTCGACCACCTAGTGAAGCAAAAAGCTTGATGCTCAGAATTACCAGGAATTGCCCATGGAACAATTGCACCTTCTGTGGCCTGTACAAGGGCCAGAAATTCAGCTTCCGCCCTGTAAGTCACATTATCAAAGACATCGATGTGATTCGTCATTATGTCGATGAAATTCAAAAAATCATGGCTCAATCTGACGGAGCAGCGCATCGTCAGTACATGAACCTTATGGCAGGGCAGCCAGAAAGCGACCGGATGGCTTTGCATGCTGCTTTGATCTGGGTCCAAGGGGGGATGCAATCGATCTTTCTACAGGACGCCAATACTCTGATTATTCAACCCGATGATCTTGTTGAAATTCTCAAGCATGTGCAGAAATCCTTTCCTCAGGTGGAGAGGGTCACGTCTTACGCACGTTCTCATACCATCGCCCGTATCAGTGATGACGATATGGCTCGTATCGCTGCTGCTGGCTTGAACAGGATTCACATCGGTATGGAGTCAGCTTGTGACGAGGTGCTCGATTTTGTGAAAAAAGGGGTTGATAAAAAGACGCACATTATTGCCGGCCAAAAAGTGAAACGTGCCGGCATTGAGCTTTCCGAATATTTCATGCCTGGCCTGGGAGGGGTGACATTATCAAGGAAAAATGCACTGGAAACAGCTGATGCCCTGAATCAGATCAATCCCGATTTTATTCGCATTCGAACTCTGGGACTTCCGGAAAATATTGAGCTCTACAAAGATTTTCAGTCGGGGGCATTTATCAAGCCAGGCGATGTGCCGATGGCTGAAGAACTCCTGCTGTTACTTGATAACCTCAACGGCATTACCAGTACGGTGAAAAGTGATCATATCCTGAACTTGTTTCAGGAGGTGGAGGGGCGTTTACCGGAAGACCAGGGGCGGATGACGGCACCCCTCAGAACTTTTCTTGCGATGCCGCCTGAAGAACAGTTGATCTACATGGTTGGTAGACGTACGGGCATCTTCTCAAAACTAGAAGACCTGCACGATTCTGAGCTACGCAATCATGCTGAAAAAGCGCGTACCGCACATCGTGTCACCTTAGACAATGTCGATGATTTTACTTTAGAAATGATGAAACAGTTTATCTGA
- a CDS encoding LEA type 2 family protein yields MTRFSKLVVCIALFITAIGCVSLEPGFETPTVGITSFRVLPSEGAVPKFEIGLHIVNPNRSSLKLDGLVYSVTLEGHKVLTGVSNNLPTIEAYGEGDVVLIATADLLNSIGLFAGLLQSQQETFDYKLDAKLDIGSFRPRIHVVKEGKISLQGVARQ; encoded by the coding sequence ATGACCAGATTTTCCAAACTTGTCGTCTGTATAGCCCTCTTCATCACCGCTATCGGTTGTGTTAGCCTGGAGCCGGGCTTTGAAACACCGACTGTGGGGATCACCTCTTTTCGTGTCCTCCCTTCAGAAGGAGCGGTCCCTAAATTCGAGATTGGATTGCATATCGTTAACCCGAACCGTTCTTCTCTCAAGCTCGATGGCCTTGTCTACTCTGTTACCCTTGAAGGGCACAAAGTTCTGACCGGGGTCTCAAACAACCTGCCAACGATTGAGGCCTATGGAGAAGGTGATGTTGTCCTGATCGCGACTGCTGATCTTCTCAACAGCATCGGTCTGTTCGCTGGTTTGTTACAATCACAGCAGGAGACTTTTGATTACAAGCTTGATGCAAAACTCGATATTGGCAGCTTCCGGCCGAGGATTCATGTTGTTAAAGAAGGCAAGATCTCACTGCAGGGAGTTGCAAGACAGTAG
- a CDS encoding phosphotransferase has product MHKDFPDIIKQATGASDIELIVVIQELWSGYGTIRRYSLSGAERERVVVKHVHVAEQGDHPRGWNTNRSHLRKLRSYEVESAWYASWSDRCDEGCRIPQCLALETRDEETFMVLEDLDEAGFLVRRQSVGEQEILACLRWLANFHATFMGCKPDGLWEQGTYWHLDTRPDELEALADLPLKQAAKAIDRLLRESRYQTFVHGDAKLANFCFSESGEQVAAVDFQYVGGGCGMKDIAYFIGSCLADGECERQEAWLLDSYFTELKQALARRQPSVEAKAVEEEWRTLFPLAWTDFHRFLKGWSPGHWKLNAYSERLARDIIESFGG; this is encoded by the coding sequence ATGCATAAAGATTTTCCCGACATAATCAAGCAAGCCACGGGCGCCAGTGATATTGAACTCATCGTAGTGATCCAGGAGCTTTGGAGTGGCTACGGGACTATCCGCCGCTACAGTTTGTCCGGTGCAGAACGCGAGCGGGTCGTGGTCAAACATGTTCATGTTGCCGAACAGGGAGATCATCCCCGCGGATGGAACACCAACCGGTCACACTTGAGGAAGCTGCGCTCCTACGAAGTGGAGAGCGCCTGGTACGCCAGCTGGAGTGACCGATGCGATGAAGGGTGCCGGATCCCCCAATGCCTGGCCCTTGAGACTCGCGACGAAGAAACCTTCATGGTTCTTGAAGATCTGGATGAAGCTGGTTTTTTAGTTCGCAGGCAGAGTGTTGGAGAACAGGAAATTCTGGCCTGTCTGCGTTGGCTGGCCAACTTTCACGCAACTTTCATGGGCTGCAAGCCGGATGGCTTGTGGGAGCAAGGGACTTATTGGCATCTCGATACGCGTCCTGATGAACTTGAGGCTCTCGCTGACCTTCCTCTGAAGCAAGCAGCGAAAGCGATCGACCGACTCTTGCGGGAAAGCCGCTACCAGACATTTGTCCACGGTGATGCAAAGCTCGCCAACTTCTGTTTTTCTGAAAGCGGAGAACAGGTTGCTGCGGTCGATTTCCAATATGTTGGCGGTGGTTGCGGGATGAAGGACATCGCCTACTTCATCGGCAGTTGCCTGGCTGACGGGGAGTGTGAGCGACAAGAAGCCTGGTTGCTGGATAGCTACTTCACAGAGCTTAAGCAGGCACTGGCAAGACGACAACCCTCCGTTGAAGCAAAAGCGGTAGAGGAGGAGTGGCGAACTCTTTTCCCCCTGGCCTGGACCGATTTTCATCGTTTCCTGAAAGGCTGGAGCCCCGGACACTGGAAGCTGAATGCCTATAGTGAGCGCCTGGCGCGGGATATCATTGAATCCTTTGGTGGGTAA
- a CDS encoding thioredoxin family protein, whose amino-acid sequence MSAHKRVFYLLILAVLSTAILFSAAIPSHAELEQCGVLDPSYRPDPAAIATLQQVAQPTEIVVFYGAWCTDSHREIPRFLKIIETVDNQKITVTDYGVNRQKQDELGKFEIYGIEFVPTFIVIRNGIELGRIVERPDRSLAEDLAAIMSSEN is encoded by the coding sequence ATGTCAGCACATAAAAGAGTTTTTTATTTATTAATATTGGCTGTCCTGTCTACAGCTATCCTCTTTTCCGCGGCAATACCTTCACATGCAGAGCTTGAGCAATGTGGCGTGTTGGACCCTTCATATCGCCCTGATCCTGCTGCCATCGCAACACTACAACAGGTTGCGCAACCAACTGAGATTGTTGTCTTCTACGGGGCATGGTGTACAGACAGCCATCGTGAAATTCCACGTTTCCTTAAAATTATCGAAACAGTGGATAATCAGAAGATTACCGTAACAGACTACGGTGTTAACCGCCAAAAGCAGGACGAATTAGGCAAGTTTGAAATATACGGCATTGAGTTCGTGCCGACATTTATTGTAATTCGCAACGGCATTGAACTCGGGAGAATTGTTGAGCGTCCCGACAGATCTTTGGCAGAGGATCTTGCTGCGATCATGTCTTCTGAAAACTGA
- a CDS encoding aldehyde dehydrogenase family protein — protein MEKLLASYDPSNGELLGELPVASVEDVDVVVSQAREAYKSWRKLSMVSRVDLLKKAFSQVEPHVDELAVLMSKEMGKDLRRSTGEVGSTVYGGVSLAQSAMDALKTRDLGGGTQIDYQPLGVVVVISPWNYPLAMAKNLMVPALVAGNTVVFKPSEETPLIAQALVDLLNTVLPQHVLQIIHGDGEQGKALVESNVNMIAFTGSQAAGKDIMARASGQLKRLVMELGGNDPMIVMHDADIAAAARFAVASSFENAGQMCISTERIYVDEKVAGPFEEHVVEFASRYQTGPWDMANVNIGPIINADQHRKIIEHLRDAEQKGARVLLGGSEQPERYINPTVISDMTTDMLMEQGETFGPVVAISKYAAIEEAVERANNSTYGLGAVVFGGKEAVSVAEQLETGMIGVNQGVGGSGEAPWVGAKQSGFGFHGSPEGHRQFSQVRVLSR, from the coding sequence ATGGAAAAACTATTGGCATCGTACGATCCCAGCAATGGTGAACTGTTAGGTGAGCTTCCGGTTGCAAGCGTGGAGGACGTTGATGTTGTCGTCTCTCAGGCGCGTGAGGCATACAAAAGCTGGCGCAAACTGAGTATGGTCTCTCGTGTTGATCTTCTTAAAAAGGCCTTTTCGCAGGTTGAACCACATGTGGATGAGTTGGCTGTGCTCATGAGCAAAGAAATGGGTAAGGATCTTCGCCGCTCTACCGGTGAAGTGGGCAGCACTGTGTATGGGGGCGTTTCCCTTGCACAATCAGCAATGGACGCTCTTAAGACGCGTGATCTTGGTGGAGGCACGCAGATTGATTATCAGCCACTCGGTGTTGTCGTGGTTATCTCCCCCTGGAATTATCCCTTGGCGATGGCTAAAAATCTCATGGTTCCTGCGCTGGTCGCCGGGAATACAGTGGTGTTCAAACCCTCTGAAGAGACGCCTCTTATCGCTCAGGCTCTTGTCGACCTGCTAAATACTGTTCTTCCGCAACACGTCCTGCAAATTATCCATGGCGATGGTGAACAGGGTAAGGCGCTGGTTGAGAGCAATGTCAACATGATTGCCTTTACCGGTTCGCAAGCGGCTGGTAAAGATATCATGGCCCGTGCTTCAGGGCAGTTGAAGCGCCTGGTCATGGAACTTGGTGGCAACGATCCGATGATTGTTATGCACGACGCTGACATTGCGGCTGCTGCCCGCTTTGCTGTTGCGAGCAGTTTTGAAAATGCCGGGCAAATGTGTATTTCGACAGAGCGTATTTATGTCGATGAGAAGGTTGCAGGCCCGTTTGAGGAACACGTGGTCGAGTTCGCTTCACGTTATCAGACAGGTCCCTGGGATATGGCGAACGTCAACATCGGGCCCATCATCAATGCTGACCAACATCGCAAGATCATCGAACATCTTCGTGATGCAGAGCAAAAAGGCGCCAGGGTGCTTTTGGGTGGATCAGAACAACCGGAGCGTTATATCAACCCCACCGTCATCAGTGACATGACGACAGATATGCTGATGGAACAAGGGGAAACCTTCGGTCCGGTTGTTGCTATAAGCAAGTATGCAGCTATCGAGGAGGCAGTAGAAAGAGCCAATAACTCGACTTATGGTTTGGGGGCTGTTGTCTTTGGTGGTAAAGAGGCTGTGTCTGTCGCTGAGCAGTTGGAAACAGGCATGATCGGTGTCAACCAGGGGGTGGGCGGCTCAGGTGAAGCGCCATGGGTTGGTGCCAAACAGAGTGGCTTTGGATTCCATGGCTCGCCTGAAGGTCATCGTCAATTTTCGCAAGTTCGTGTTTTGAGTCGCTAA
- a CDS encoding MnmC family methyltransferase, which produces MDAAELVDTAEIPGNGGELQLFKCDEEYSISIKGSGVLMNTWAHQSEDALAELACRKISGRTQPRVLIGGLGMGFTLAAALRHLGEDAEVVVAELVPGVVAWNKGVLGQYAEHPLQDKRTTILEGDVAKRIRSQKKSYDAILLDVDNGPNGLTRKKNDWLYSTDGLTEAYNSLRPEGILAVWSAATSRNFMERLRKVGFKVKQTRVPEQDNKGDLHAIWIAERGL; this is translated from the coding sequence ATGGATGCGGCGGAATTGGTTGATACGGCCGAGATCCCGGGCAATGGTGGTGAACTCCAACTTTTTAAGTGCGATGAGGAATACTCCATCAGCATCAAGGGCTCGGGAGTCCTGATGAATACCTGGGCGCACCAATCTGAGGATGCCTTGGCTGAACTTGCCTGTCGCAAAATCTCAGGCCGTACTCAGCCACGGGTCCTGATCGGTGGCCTTGGTATGGGTTTTACGCTGGCAGCCGCGTTGCGTCATCTTGGGGAGGATGCAGAAGTTGTGGTTGCTGAGCTGGTGCCGGGTGTGGTTGCCTGGAACAAGGGTGTTCTTGGCCAATACGCTGAGCATCCGTTACAGGATAAACGAACCACAATCCTTGAGGGGGATGTTGCCAAGCGTATTCGCTCACAAAAGAAAAGCTATGATGCGATCCTGCTTGATGTCGATAACGGTCCAAATGGCTTGACCCGTAAGAAAAATGACTGGCTCTATTCAACCGATGGTTTGACAGAGGCTTATAATTCTCTGCGGCCGGAAGGGATCCTGGCCGTCTGGTCGGCTGCGACGAGCCGTAACTTTATGGAGCGTTTGCGGAAGGTTGGCTTCAAGGTAAAACAAACCCGCGTCCCCGAACAGGACAATAAAGGTGATCTCCATGCTATCTGGATTGCTGAGCGGGGCCTGTAA
- a CDS encoding 3'-5' exonuclease encodes MQDTLDSAITAFVSEEEQRLVAICAAADRYGRERKEQLSSHYQKIRVLKADRLNSNNPREIDKITLEIENLSQYDPAKYLIPFEQMASPYLAGIAICDDDPKIGRRHILLGKQSLMVGSKVMVTDWRKAQISKLYYEWEEGEEYEDDIGDRERSGTIEKKIAYGISRRELLSLQTGAGAFEKRDGDWGEPAHQNSSVAKKEICGDHRMVDIVSLITPEQFALITRKNEGCLYLTGGAGCGKTTVALHRLSFLIFNQPERFRAQRCLVVMFNKSLRNYVKKTSVDLLTNQLPVETFHSWAVKAMRSLGIKVSFTSTGEGGLTTLKKSSGIYAALLDYVKTPGPDSLLEDLGAFYAESALWRRHYGDLSNLDALGRQGRRLLAGDSTEIAFDDAGVLILLGQLRKPGMELADALGWYDHVLVDEAQDLSLVELHALMFATTQRRSLTVCADEKQKIHDFVDSAGFSAFQMELQNAGLSSGELNISYRSTRQIMALASRVSGRPVGKVVNKGPEPRFHDFATQFDALSQLRRSVGVLLEREKSSLTAIICRFKHEAETVYAALRDLRGVRLQTADLSFEPGILITNAHQVKGLEFSGVILWNPTQRAYPVTDLGKNLLYVAITRASDRLAVYHNESLSPLLSA; translated from the coding sequence ATGCAAGACACCCTTGATTCCGCGATAACGGCTTTTGTCTCTGAAGAAGAGCAGCGACTCGTCGCGATTTGTGCAGCGGCAGACCGTTACGGACGGGAGCGCAAGGAACAATTAAGCAGCCATTATCAAAAAATACGGGTTTTAAAAGCCGATCGCCTCAACAGCAACAATCCCCGCGAAATAGATAAGATAACGCTCGAGATAGAGAACCTTTCCCAGTACGATCCAGCGAAATACCTTATTCCCTTTGAGCAGATGGCGTCGCCTTATCTGGCCGGCATCGCGATTTGCGACGACGACCCCAAAATCGGCCGCAGGCATATACTTCTCGGCAAGCAGAGCTTGATGGTCGGTTCAAAGGTGATGGTCACCGACTGGCGAAAAGCCCAGATCTCCAAACTTTATTACGAATGGGAGGAGGGGGAAGAGTACGAAGACGATATCGGCGATCGGGAGCGCAGCGGAACGATTGAAAAGAAGATTGCCTATGGCATTTCCAGGCGCGAGTTGCTTTCCCTGCAGACCGGGGCCGGCGCATTCGAAAAACGAGACGGTGATTGGGGTGAGCCAGCGCATCAAAACTCCAGCGTGGCTAAAAAGGAGATCTGCGGTGATCACCGCATGGTCGATATTGTCTCCCTGATTACACCGGAGCAGTTTGCACTGATCACCCGCAAGAATGAAGGCTGCCTCTATCTGACCGGTGGCGCAGGTTGTGGCAAAACGACGGTGGCTCTGCATCGGCTTTCTTTCCTGATTTTCAACCAGCCAGAACGTTTCCGGGCGCAACGCTGCCTGGTGGTGATGTTTAACAAGTCGCTGCGCAACTATGTCAAGAAGACCTCGGTCGATCTACTGACCAATCAACTGCCGGTTGAGACTTTCCATTCCTGGGCGGTTAAAGCGATGCGCTCCCTTGGTATCAAGGTTAGCTTTACCTCTACGGGTGAGGGTGGGCTCACCACCTTGAAAAAAAGCTCTGGGATCTATGCTGCTCTACTTGATTATGTAAAGACTCCTGGCCCGGACTCGCTCCTCGAAGACCTTGGCGCGTTTTATGCCGAATCGGCTTTGTGGCGACGGCACTATGGGGATTTATCAAATCTTGATGCGCTCGGTCGACAGGGACGCAGACTTTTAGCGGGTGACAGCACAGAGATTGCTTTTGACGATGCCGGAGTGCTGATTCTTCTTGGCCAACTACGTAAACCGGGCATGGAACTGGCCGATGCGCTTGGTTGGTATGATCATGTGCTGGTGGATGAGGCGCAGGATCTCTCGCTGGTCGAACTCCACGCCCTCATGTTTGCCACCACCCAGCGGCGAAGCCTGACGGTTTGCGCCGATGAAAAACAAAAAATTCACGATTTTGTCGACTCGGCCGGTTTCTCTGCTTTTCAGATGGAATTGCAGAATGCCGGGCTTTCTTCGGGTGAGCTGAATATCAGCTATCGCTCTACACGTCAAATCATGGCCTTGGCTTCGAGGGTCTCCGGACGACCCGTAGGTAAGGTTGTCAACAAAGGGCCGGAACCGCGTTTTCATGACTTTGCCACTCAATTCGATGCACTCAGCCAGTTGCGGCGATCAGTGGGCGTGTTGCTGGAACGCGAAAAAAGCAGTCTGACCGCGATCATATGCCGATTTAAACATGAGGCCGAAACGGTTTACGCTGCCTTGAGAGATTTGCGGGGAGTGCGGCTACAGACCGCAGATCTTTCTTTCGAACCGGGTATTCTCATCACCAATGCGCACCAGGTGAAAGGCCTGGAGTTCTCAGGAGTGATCCTCTGGAATCCGACGCAGCGGGCTTATCCGGTAACCGACCTGGGGAAAAACCTGCTTTATGTCGCTATCACCCGTGCCAGTGACCGCTTGGCCGTCTATCACAACGAATCTCTTTCACCACTTTTATCTGCTTAG
- a CDS encoding VanZ family protein yields the protein MNPGSKSAHILRLSIPVLWALIILWLSLTSSPPQLPGVLGWDKLLHAGAYGLLSILLAQAFLCPPFSMNKPWWLAWTTAVVYGGLLEILQLLSQTGRTAEWLDLFADAIGVCICCVVFRHIQKLSCCNDERSDKSNG from the coding sequence ATGAACCCAGGAAGTAAGTCAGCACATATTCTTCGCCTATCCATACCTGTCCTTTGGGCACTCATCATTCTCTGGCTTTCGTTAACGTCTTCACCTCCGCAACTCCCCGGCGTCCTGGGTTGGGATAAGCTCTTACATGCCGGTGCTTATGGCCTCTTGTCAATTTTGCTGGCGCAAGCTTTCCTCTGCCCGCCATTTTCTATGAACAAACCCTGGTGGTTGGCATGGACGACCGCTGTTGTTTACGGCGGACTTCTGGAAATTCTGCAACTCCTGTCACAGACCGGCAGGACCGCTGAGTGGCTGGACCTCTTCGCAGATGCTATTGGTGTCTGCATTTGCTGTGTCGTATTCCGTCATATACAGAAGTTATCCTGTTGCAATGATGAAAGGTCGGACAAAAGTAATGGATAA